A single window of Periophthalmus magnuspinnatus isolate fPerMag1 chromosome 22, fPerMag1.2.pri, whole genome shotgun sequence DNA harbors:
- the insm1b gene encoding insulinoma-associated protein 1b, with translation MPKGFLVKRNKKSAHVSYRTRPDEDDLQEPPTPAALPSQADPSPPLSVASSPDRADFTAADAPVPRLEKPAQFGNPETACQALYSPTRPISKEHDRGYFERSFNLGSPISAESFPTPASLSGLDNILYAPVDLKIGTSNSSRSGTTSSTSSSSSSSLPAPNNRLATKRPAEATERKPKPAAKKPKAIRKLNFEDEVTTSPVLGLKIKEGPVEMKPRSLSVAGNKPLGEFVCQLCKEAYADPFSLAQHKCSRIVRVEYRCPECDKMFSCPANLASHRRWHKPRAAATGASALPPAHGIKSDMAKTPPLGVKSDEAKDTSDRDTPSPGLSESGSEDGAYDCQFCGKRFKRQAYLRKHIMGHQALQKKVLEDFQTAERAAEQPPMPSSSSSEEASNQSPLNLSPVDCLLCPVCGESFTSRAGQERHLRLMHSSQIYPCKYCPATLYSSPGLTRHINKCHPSENRQVILLQMPVRPAC, from the coding sequence ATGCCCAAAGGCTTCCTGgtaaaaagaaacaagaaatcgGCACACGTTTCCTACAGGACGCGCCCAGACGAGGATGACCTCCAGGAGCCTCCCACCCCAGCTGCCTTGCCGAGTCAGGCTGACCCCTCCCCGCCACTGTCCGTGGCGTCCAGTCCAGACCGCGCGGATTTCACAGCAGCTGATGCGCCCGTGCCAAGACTGGAGAAACCGGCGCAGTTCGGCAACCCGGAGACGGCGTGCCAAGCCCTGTACAGCCCCACCCGGCCAATCAGCAAGGAGCACGACCGGGGCTATTTTGAGCGAAGTTTCAATCTAGGTTCGCCGATATCTGCAGAGTCATTCCCTACACCCGCGTCACTCTCCGGCCTGGACAACATTCTCTACGCTCCAGTTGATCTAAAAATCGGCACCAGCAACAGCAGCCGCAGCGGCACCACCTCATCCaccagcagtagcagcagtagcagcctCCCAGCACCAAACAACCGCCTAGCCACCAAAAGACCCGCTGAGGCCACGGAGCGCAAACCCAAACCCGCTGCCAAAAAACCCAAAGCCATCAGAAAGCTCAACTTCGAGGACGAGGTGACGACCTCTCCGGTGCTGGGGCTCAAAATCAAAGAGGGCCCCGTGGAGATGAAACCACGGTCACTGTCTGTGGCGGGAAACAAACCGTTAGGGGAGTTTGTGTGTCAGCTTTGCAAAGAAGCGTACGCGGATCCATTCTCTCTCGCACAACACAAATGCTCTCGCATTGTGCGTGTCGAGTACCGCTGTCCGGAGTGTGACAAGATGTTTAGCTGCCCGGCCAATCTCGCCTCTCATCGCCGCTGGCACAAACCACGGGCCGCTGCCACGGGGGCATCTGCACTGCCCCCTGCACACGGAATCAAATCTGACATGGCCAAAACGCCTCCCCTGGGTGTCAAGTCTGATGAAGCCAAAGACACAAGTGACAGAGACACCCCCAGTCCAGGTCTGTCTGAGTCCGGGTCTGAAGACGGCGCGTACGACTGTCAGTTCTGCGGGAAGAGGTTCAAGCGCCAGGCATACCTAAGAAAACACATCATGGGACATCAGGCCCTGCAGAAGAAAGTGCTGGAGGACTTTCAGACGGCCGAGCGCGCAGCAGAGCAGCCCCCCatgccctcctcttcctcctcagaggAAGCGTCAAACCAAAGCCCCCTCAACCTGAGCCCAGTGGACTGCCTACTGTGTCCCGTGTGTGGGGAGAGTTTCACCAGCAGGGCTGGCCAGGAGAGACACCTGCGCCTCATGCACTCATCCCAGATTTACCCGTGCAAATACTGCCCCGCCACGCTCTACAGCTCACCGGGTCTCACCAGGCACATAAACAAGTGCCACCCCTCGGAGAACAGGCAGGTCATCCTGCTGCAGATGCCGGTGCGCCCAGCCTGCTAG